A genomic region of Arachis stenosperma cultivar V10309 chromosome 9, arast.V10309.gnm1.PFL2, whole genome shotgun sequence contains the following coding sequences:
- the LOC130948689 gene encoding putative disease resistance protein At4g11170, with protein sequence MAYSFSAQVSQVKYAVLVCLLLVSKLVCAAANVNSNGTSCRDASLSRHAPQKKHEVFVNFRGDDIRDGFLSHLVKALSREKIIYFVDDHIETGNEIPDTLLTAIEESFISLVIFSPNYTSSRWCLDELVKILQCKEKDSHIVIPVFYSTVKVSHVRNQSGTFGAPFVEHEKKYTSVRIQSWRSALNKSADLAGFTQKKMTEADLIEKVIKCLLKKLNDRQQVNSKELVGIGKPISLLELILSPTLEDVRVIGIWGMPGMGKTTLALEVFDRLRSKFEGSCFLENVRENSGRKGVHALRNQLFSELLGKQDLKIDGSHGLPHFLQKRLCHMKVIIVLDDVNDFQQVKVLFGKREWFCPGSRIIVTSTDKQVLAKEVDYIYKLEPLQFDEALQLFNLNFFTQKHLESESYALLARVIKYAEGIPFVLDVLGYLLHEKDREVWESLLEKHKIVPIREVHNVMRRSYDELDREEKKIFLYVACFFNGLNLTVGDIQMLLKDHVNSVAAGLERLQDKCLVHISQENIVSIHGIVQITAWEIVRQEYIEDSGKQIQLQGPNEICQSLDDKLSRETIANFRKGTCSPPTDLYLHPGPEYLHNGQRYDDLTNYTPEFSEQLSPETFANFSKGTCSIPTDPNLHTGPESLHNGKRYGDLANYTPEFSLEQVPETLIIPEQDAPPSYPKTSPPAPQIKYDVFISFRGTDIRTGFLSHLTKALFRKQIVSFMDNELEPGDKISQKLLQSIEASLISLVIFSERYAFSRWCLDELAKIMECRTKYGQIVIPVFYKVHPYDVRHQKGTLTNAFHTYEKYIGEENVQRWRSASKELTTLPGFVSSTFRNDDELIEKIIQHVNTRLKRMRQVYSRALVGIGKSIARVEFLLRQEPENVRVIGIWGMGGIGKTTIAEEVYNLLRDEYESVVFLGNVREESLRHGIIYLKSELFSKLLGENLEIYTQNGLPTYVEKRIGHMKVLIVLDDVAESEQLKILVGNPQWFGSGSRIIVTTRDRQVLANYASDNAVYKVEPLDFDEALQLFNLIAFQQNQVEKEYRVLAERVVNYAKGIPLVLKTLGHLLHGKDKRIWERELERLGKIRSKKVFDMMRLSYDDLDRQEKSIFLDIACFFDGIKLEVNYLKTLLKDGEYQVHAALKRLEDLAFITISKEDVVTMQYIIQEMAWEIVHQESIEEPGKHSRLWNPDDIYHVLKYNQGTEAIRSISLNYSETTTQDIQLSPWVFSKMNNLQFLDFYGKHDLIRLPQGLQSLPTGIRYLRWTYYPLKSLPDKFSAKNLVILELPYSQVEELWHGVQNLVALKVLKVPYSSQLKEIPDLSKATNLEVMDLKYCLHLTGMHPSVFSLNKLEILDLSWCTSLTNLQSSTHMISLRYLSLSHCKRLKKFSLTSKNMIELDLRHTSIQELPSSIGYQSELEKLHLANSDIKSLPTSIKHLTSLKYLDVSNCKSLETLPKLPISVETLDADNCTSLKTMLFPIINEQMKENKRRVVFWNCLMLHEQFRNAIALNVHINVVRFAMRHLSVLGQDHVEDSNDHGAHKASYVYPGSTVPEWLEYQTTTDNLTIDLYSTPYAPNSSYVLCFVVPKVPSEGFMLLFSISDNEGESVEVSLDRSPSVISSDHVCLIYDQRCANFLKRKVQTRRMFQINVSAVSISAGLENVTVQLKGFGVHLVNPLEHQIFS encoded by the exons ATGGCATATTCCTTTTCTGCTCAAGTTTCTCAAGTAAAATATGCTGTATTGGTTTGTCTCTTGCTTGTTTCTAAGTTGGTGTGTGCAGCGGCAAATGTAAACTCAAACGGTACTTCATGCCGAGATGCATCTCTTTCTAGACATGCTCCTCAAAAAAAGCATGAAGTCTTTGTTAACTTCAGGGGTGATGACATCCGCGATGGTTTCCTCAGCCATTTGGTTAAGGCTTTATCTCGTGAAAAGATAATCTATTTCGTAGATGATCACATTGAGACAGGAAATGAAATACCGGATACCCTTCTTACCGCAATTGAAGAGTCATTCATTTCATTGGTTATATTCTCACCAAACTATACTTCTTCACGTTGGTGTCTGGATGAGCTTGTGAAAATACTTCAGTGCAAAGAAAAAGATAGCCACATTGTGATACCAGTTTTCTACAGTACTGTAAAGGTCTCTCATGTACGCAATCAAAGTGGAACTTTTGGTGCTCCATTTGTTGAACATGAAAAGAAGTATACCTCAGTCAGGATTCAAAGCTGGAGAAGTGCTTTAAACAAATCTGCTGATTTAGCTGGatttacacaaaaaaaaat GACTGAAGctgatttaattgaaaaagtcaTCAAATGTCTCTTAAAGAAATTGAATGACCGACAGCAAGTTAACTCAAAAGAACTTGTAGGAATTGGCAAACCAATTTCACTTTTGGAATTAATATTAAGCCCAACATTAGAGGATGTTCGGGTCATTGGAATTTGGGGCATGCCTGGTATGGGTAAGACAACTCTTGCACTAGAAGTGTTTGATAGATTACGTTCCAAGTTTGAAGGTTCTTGTTTTTTGGAAAACGTAAGAGAGAACTCAGGCAGAAAAGGAGTGCATGCATTAAGGAATCAACTTTTTTCCGAACTGTTAGGAAAACAAGATTTAAAAATTGATGGCTCACATGGATTACCCCATTTTCTTCAGAAAAGACTCTGTCACATGAAAGTTATTATTGTTCTTGATGATGTCAATGATTTTCAGCAAGTAAAAGTTTTATTTGGAAAACGAGAATGGTTTTGCCCTGGTAGTAGAATCATTGTAACATCCACAGATAAGCAAGTACTTGCTAAAGAAGTTGATTATATATACAAACTTGAGCCGTTGCAGTTTGATGAAGCACTTCAGCTCTTCAATCTGAATTTCTTCACGCAAAAACATCTTGAAAGCGAGAGTTATGCGCTGTTGGCGAGGGTGATCAAGTATGCTGAAGGCATTCCATTTGTTCTTGATGTTTTGGGTTACCTTCTTCATGAAAAAGACAGAGAAGTGTGGGAAAGCCTATTAGAGAAACATAAAATAGTGCCTATTAGAGAAGTGCATAATGTGATGAGACGTAGTTACGATGAACTTGATCGTGAGGAGAAAAAGATATTCTTGTATGTTGCGTGTTTTTTCAATGGGTTGAATTTGACAGTTGGTGATATACAAATGTTATTGAAAGATCATGTTAATTCAGTGGCTGCTGGGTTAGAAAGGCTGCAAGATAAATGCCTTGTACATATTTCTCAAGAAAATATTGTATCAATCCATGGCATTGTTCAAATAACGGCTTGGGAGATTGTTCGGCAAGAATATATTGAAGACTCAGGAAAGCAAATTCAATTACAGGGGCCTAACGAGATTTGTCAATCCCTAGATGACAAG CTAAGTCGTGAAACAATTGCTAACTTTAGGAAGGGAACCTGTAGTCCCCCAACAGACCTGTATCTTCATCCGGGGCCGGAATATTTGCATAATGGGCAAAGATATGATGATCTAACAAATTATACTCCTGAATTCTCGGAGCAG CTAAGCCCTGAAACATTTGCTAACTTTAGCAAGGGCACCTGTAGTATCCCAACAGACCCAAATCTTCACACTGGACCTGAATCTTTGCATAATGGGAAAAGATATGGTGATCTGGCAAATTATACTCCTGAGTTCTCGCTAGAGCAG GTACCTGAGACACTGATTATTCCAGAGCAAGATGCTCCTCCTTCATACCCAAAGACATCACCACCAGCTCCTCAAATAAAATATGATGTTTTCATCAGCTTTCGTGGCACAGATATTCGTACAGGTTTCCTTAGCCATTTGACTAAGGCATTATTCCGGAAGCAAATTGTCAGCTTCATGGACAATGAGCTTGAGCCAGGGGATAAAATTTCACAAAAGCTTCTCCAATCAATTGAGGCATCGTTGATTTCATTGGTCATATTCTCTGAGCGTTATGCTTTTTCTCGTTGGTGCTTGGATGAGCTTGCGAAAATAATGGAGTGCAGAACAAAATACGGACAGATTGTTATTCCTGTTTTTTATAAAGTGCATCCGTATGATGTACGACATCAAAAGGGGACTTTAACCAATGCATTTCATACATATGAGAAATACATTGGTGAGGAAAATGTGCAACGATGGAGATCTGCTTCTAAGGAGTTAACTACTTTAccaggatttgtttcatcaacGTTTAG GAATGATGATGAGCTTATTGAAAAAATCATCCAACACGTGAATACTAGGTTGAAAAGAATGCGCCAAGTTTATTCAAGAGCACTTGTTGGAATTGGCAAATCAATTGCTCGTGTAGAATTCTTACTACGCCAAGAGCCAGAAAACGTCCGTGTGATTGGGATTTGGGGAATGGGTGGTATAGGAAAGACAACAATTGCTGAAGAAGTTTATAACCTACTGCGTGATGAATATGAAAGTGTTGTTTTTCTAGGAAACGTAAGGGAAGAATCCCTGAGACATGGAATAATTTATTTGAAGAGTGAACTCTTCTCCAAACTCTTAGGTGAAAATCTTGAAATTTACACACAAAATGGATTGCCTACTTATGTTGAGAAGAGAATTGGTCATATGAAGGTTCTTATTGTTCTTGATGATGTTGCTGAATCAGAGCAATTGAAAATTTTAGTTGGAAATCCTCAATGGTTTGGATCAGGAAGTAGAATTATTGTAACAACTAGAGATAGGCAAGTGCTTGCAAACTATGCTTCTGATAATGCTGTGTACAAGGTGGAACCATTGGATTTTGATGAAGCACTTCAGCTTTTCAATTTGATTGCATTTCAACAAAATCAAGTTGAAAAAGAGTATAGGGTGCTAGCAGAGAGGGTGGTCAATTATGCAAAAGGCATTCCACTGGTTCTAAAGACTTTGGGTCATCTACTTCATGGAAAAGATAAGAGGATATGGGAAAGAGAATTAGAGAGACTTGGGAAGATAAGGAGTAAAAAGGTTTTTGATATGATGAGGCTGAGTTATGACGACTTAGATCGCCAGGAAAAATCCATATTTTTGGATATTGCATGCTTTTTTGATGGAATAAAGTTGGAAGTGAATTACCTAAAAACTTTATTGAAAGATGGTGAATATCAAGTACATGCAGCATTAAAAAGACTTGAAGATCTAGCTTTCATAACCATTTCTAAAGAGGATGTTGTAACAATGCAATATATTATACAAGAAATGGCTTGGGAGATTGTTCACCAAGAATCTATTGAAGAACCTGGCAAGCATAGTCGATTATGGAATCCAGATGACATTTATCATGTACTGAAATATAATCAG GGGACAGAGGCCATTAGAAGCATAAGCTTAAACTATTCAGAAACAACCACTCAGGACATCCAGTTAAGCCCTTGGGTATTTTCTAAGATGAATAACTTGCAATTTCTTGACTTCTATGGAAAGCATGACCTCATAAGGTTACCTCAAGGGCTTCAATCATTGCCAACTGGAATAAGATATCTTCGCTGGACTTATTACCCTCTTAAATCTTTACCAGATAAATTTTCAGCAAAAAACCTTGTTATATTGGAGTTACCATATAGTCAAGTGGAAGAACTTTGGCATGGTGTCCAG AATCTTGTGGCTCTGAAGGTCCTTAAGGTCCCTTATTCCTCACAATTGAAGGAGATTCCAGACTTATCAAAAGCCACAAATCTTGAGGTAATGGATCTCAAATACTGTCTACATTTGACTGGTATGCATCCTTCTGTCTTCTCTCTCAACAAGCTTGAGATATTGGATCTGAGTTGGTGCACTTCCCTTACCAATCTTCAAAGCAGCACTCACATGATATCTCTTCGTTATCTGAGTCTTTCTCACTGCAAGAGATTAAAGAAATTCTCACTGACAtcaaaaaatatgattgaactGGATTTACGACACACGTCTATCCAAGAACTTCCCTCATCGATTGGATATCAAAGTGAACTTGAGAAGCTTCATTTAGCCAACTCTGACATCAAGAGCTTGCCCACAAGCATCAAGCATCTTACAAGTTTGAAATATCTTGACGTAAGCAATTGCAAGAGCCTTGAAACTCTGCCAAAACTTCCCATCTCTGTGGAAACATTAGATGCAGATAACTGCACATCTTTAAAGACAATGCTGTTCCCAATCATCAATGAACAAATGAAGGAGAACAAGAGAAGGGTTGTGTTCTGGAACTGTTTGATGTTGCATGAACAATTTCGCAATGCTATTGCGTTGAATGTTCATATCAATGTCGTGAGATTTGCAATGCGACATTTGTCCGTGCTAGGACAAGATCATGTTGAAGATTCCAACGATCATGGAGCACACAAAGCCTCGTATGTTTACCCGGGGAGCACCGTTCCGGAGTGGCTAGAGTATCAGACAACAACAGATAACCTTACCATTGATCTCTATTCTACTCCATATGCCCCGAATTCGAGCTATGTTTTGTGCTTCGTTGTTCCTAAGGTTCCATCAGAGGGTTTCATGTTGTTGTTTTCCATCAGTGACAATGAAGGTGAGAGTGTAGAGGTGTCCTTGGATAGATCACCAAGTGTGATTTCATCAGACCATGTGTGTTTGATTTATGACCAACGTTGTGCAAACTTCTTGAAAAGAAAAGTTCAAACTCGAAGAATGTTCCAAATCAATGTCTCGGCTGTGTCGATATCTGCTGGATTGGAGAATGTGACTGTGCAGTTGAAAGGGTTTGGAGTCCACCTGGTAAACCCTTTGGAACATCAGATTTTCAGTTAA